Genomic segment of Candidatus Zixiibacteriota bacterium:
TTATCTTTTTTGACATCTTTGATGAACCGGCCACTCGGTCGACAAAAACAATTGGAATCTCTTTTAGAGTGAAGCCTTTTTTCCACGCCCGCATGGACATCTCAATTTGGAACATATACCCCGATGCATGAACCTTATCCAGTTCAATCGTTTCAAGCACCTGTCGGCGGAAACATTTGAACCCGCCGGTCGCGTCGCGAAGCGGAAGCCCGGTGATTACCCGGGTGTACATATTTGCAAAATATGACAAGAGCAATCTCGACATCGGCCAGTTGATAACATTCACTCCGGAAATATAGCGAGAACCTAAAACGACATCGTAGTTCTGTATCTCCCGCAAAAAATCGCGGATATACTCCGGACCATGCGAGAAATCGGCATCCATCTCAAAGATATAATCAAATTTGCGCTCCATAGCCCATTTGAAGCCAGCGATGTATGCCCGGCCAAGTCCTTCTTTTTTTGTGCGGTGAAGCACATTGACCGTACTCATCTGCGAGGCGAGTTTGTCGGCGATCTGGCCGGTTCCATCGGGCGAGTTATCGTCGACAATAAGAACATGAATTCGTGGATCCATCGGCAGGACGGCATGGACAATCTTTTCAATATTGTCTTTTTCGTTATAAGTCGGAAAAATAATGAGAGCACGGTGAGTGTGGATCATGGATTGGCAGTTTCTGTCTCTGTTATAGTGTGCTTTGGCTTGCGTCGGCAATACACAAAATACCCACCAGCTATAATAACCAGATATATAGAGGTCAGCATTGTGGCCATTTTCCCTTTTGTGTAACGGGACGAATGATACGAGAAAAGAATCTCGTGGTTTCCCGCTGGAACGGCCACCGCTCGGAATGCCCCGTCGGCGCGGAGTATTTTCGCAGGCTGACCACCGACTGTGGCATGCCAGGCATCGAACCAGTTATCGGTCAACACAACGAGCGTGTTGTTCTCAGCGTGAACACCCACCTGAACGGTATCAAAGCCATACGAAACAAACCAAGCCGAATCTGTAGGGGATGACTCTCCTGAAACAGCCAAAGCTGGCTCTTCTTCGAGATAAACAAGGCGGCGAAGATCTGTCGTATCTTTTAACACCAGTGGTGTAATCTGTGAGCGCTCAGGCAGAACCTGATACCGCGATGCGGTAAACACCCGAGGAATGGCGTTATCGTTTCTAAAAATCTGATCCGTTCCGAGTGTCGCTACCGGAACAACCGGCTGACTCCCAAAATAATTTGGAGGCAAACTTTGTCCGGCAGGCATAATCAGATATTTCACACCGGTTAAATTGAGCAATCGCGGCTCGCCGATATTCGGCATTCCGACTCCACCGAGAAGGTCATCGTACCAGCGAAGCTGGTTTCCATGATACCCTCCGACAATCTGCACATTCCATTGAGGCAGGACTGCTTCCTGGGGCGAGCGCGGCGTGCGAATATCAAGCACCCGGTTTTGTCCCGCGTTTTGCTGAAGATAGGTCGTGACCGATGTAACGGTGGTGTATTGCGATGGCTCTACAGTCTCCACAAACCGGCTGTTAAATCGGATGCCGTCAAACATCGGCAATGCAATCAAGACAAGAAAGAACGACGCATTGACCTTTTCGCTCCTATAAAGCCAGATCACCAATGAGGCCAAGGCAGTGAAAAGAAAGGCAAACCACGCGCCTGACCTTATGGCAGGAAGATTGGCATACGCGACATCCAGCTTCGTAACGCCTTGCTGAACAGCCTGCGATGCGGCCTCGCTGTAAAAAAGGGATGTCCAAAGATCAATCATGCCTCGACCGGATGCAGAAAATGCAAGCGCGAGGAAAAGCAATAGTGCAGGCATCCCCCAGAGCAGATATTTGAACTTGCCGCTAAATCTGGGATCGTCACGTTTCCGTTCAATTATTGCCTGCAAGCCCATAGCCCCAAGCATTGCCGCGCAGAACGAAAAGACGAACATTATCATTGACGGCGCGCGAAGCGACTCAACACCCGGTATGAGCCAGAAGAAAAGCCGAAATATCGGCGTGGTTGCGCCAAGGCCATACAAGAATGCGAATAGCGCGAGACCGCCAAAGAAATATGCATTCCTTCGGCGCGAGAATAAAAGTCCGATTAGAGCAAGAAAGAATGCAATTATTCCAGCCGACTCAGAGTTATCTTTGAAGGCATTTTTGCCCCAATAATATGTCTGCGCGGCCTGGGTTGAAACACCGGGAAACTCAGGAATTATCAGTGAAAACGCCTCTTCCTCATGCATAGACCAAGACGTCGCCCAGTCCCAGCCTTTCTTGGTGTCGGCGCGCGGCGAAAATTCTGTCGTGTAGGTAACACCGGGATATATTTGTATGGCCGACAGACCCAGACCTATCACGACCCCGAACGCTGCCAGTGTGCCCGGCGCGACAAGCGAAGCAACCGGCCGCTTGTCCCGCAACATATTAATAAGTTTGAAAACTGTGAAGAAGAGCGATGCCAAAAGCGCAAAATAGGTCATCTGGATATGCGGGGCAAGCAGTGTCAGCCCGATTATGAAGCCAAACATTGAGAAGTTAAAAAGCTGTTTCACACCGCTGTGGCTTTCGAAGCCGCGTTCGAGAAACAAAATAACGAGCGGAAAGAGTGATGTCACGAAAATTTTGCCATCATGGTATGGCGCAACTAAAGATACCAGATACGGCGCAAACATGTAACAAGAGGCCGCAAACAACGACGGCAGCTTTCCCAGTTTGAATTCCCTCGCGCAGAGATACATCCAGACTCCGGCCAGAAATATGTGAAGCACCAGATTATAGCTTAACATCCGCCACAGATCCCCCAGATTCCTGAATATGATAGACGGCGGATAGAGAATATCGCTGAAGAAGGATTCAATATATGGCATGCCGCCAAAGACATACGGATTCCATTGGTCATTGACCGAGAAGAAGCCGATATGTTCGGCGATAAATTGCTTAACAAAAAATCCGGCCTGCAGAAAATCCGAACCGATTATCATATTTGTCGATGAAAAAAAGAAGTCCCGAAAGAGAATAACGAGGCCAACCGCAAATGCGGCGAACAGGAGAGGAGCAAGCCATTTCCATGACTCAATTTCATTTCTGTTTACCCGATGCGGACGGGCTGTTGTCTGTGTGGGTTTCTTTTTGACCGTCATGACTTGCCCTGGCCGTTCTCGAAACGGATTCGGAAGGCGATTATTGTGGCAATAACCTCAGCAATGAGGTTCCATATTCGCGCGGCGAAGGCTATCCCCGCCGCAACCGGGCCAAGGAAAGGCATAAGCGCGCCAGTCAAAACCAACTCGCGTGTGCCGATACCGCCGGGAGAAAATATCGCAAAATAGCCGGCCTGATAGGCAATGATAAATGCGCCGATACCGAGCACAAGCGGCAACTCGGCCTCCCCTGTTATTGACACGACAAACATCCAGAACGAAAATCCATATAATATCCAGCACGCAAAATATCCAAAATAAACCTTGAGAGCAACTGCTTTATCAAGCTTAAATTGTATTGTTGGCCGCTTAAGTAGTTTCAGCAGAAGGTTATACAATTGTAAAGTTTTGTTTGGCACAACCACAAAGAGCAGCGAGACCAGCATTGTCGCTATTCCGCCGATATAGAGGCTCGACCCAAGTTTTTGGCGTATCTCCGGCAATAACAAATCCGGATACAGCAAAAGTGTGCCGAAACCAACGACGAAAGCGGCCGGAATGCCAAACATCGTTGCTATACCCCACGATGCCACAGTGACAGCTCTATCAATTTTGAGCCGTTCGGCAAGATAAACCATACTCACCACCTGCCAGATGCGCCCGGGAACGTACCGCCCTAAATTGGAGATATAACCAATCTTGAATCCGTATTTGAGCGGCACAGTATAACCGAATCCGCTCATGAGCACACACCAGACATAGGAGAAAAAAGCTAAACTCAGTAGATGAAGCACAAGCGAACCAATAAGCAAAAGTGGATTGATATCCCACTTGAAACTCACGACATCATCCCAATTTACAATAAGCTGTCGACCCGCGAAATAAACGACCACCAGTGTCAGGATGATTTTAATTCCGAAAGACAGCCATCGCCGGGACGGGTTTGGCTTGGTGTCACTTACGCGCGAAGTATCAGGACGTGTTGTCACAGTGAGCATTCACCTATTATGTGAATAATGGACATGGGCTGTCCTACCAGAGGTTGTCCATGTCAGAATCAAAAAACGAAACATGCATTTTGACCTTGATCGTCGGACTCATCATAATCGGATATGGCCGAGCGATAAACATTCCGTCCGATTTGTAGAGCGGCTCGTCGACAACCGAACTAATAGCCAATATCCCATCGACCCGATGTTCGATAGCATAACGCATCGCGACCGGCAAAAGCGCGGCTTTGGCTTTTTCGGTTCCGACTAGATCGCAGACTTTGACAATCGTTAAATCTCTCAAATCATTCCGAGCGCGGCGAAAAATCAGATAGCCATCGATTCCGAATCGGTAGCAAAAGTATTCGCGGTTCGGCTGACTGAGTTTATAATTGAGATAGACCGCATCGCGGATACCGTACAACTCATATCGTTCAGAGAGAAGCTCATCCCATTTTGTGTCCCATTCCGGCAAAAATGCCTCAAATTTCGTCACCGAGTCGGCGTTGACTTTTGTCTGCGCGGGAAAAACAAAATTCGCGAGTTTGATTGCAGGCGCGAGTTTCGTCGACTTTCCAAGATATTTAAGCGCTCGGGTCGGTTTGAAAAAACGACCGTACATTTTGACCGAGTCTTTTCTAATAACATGGCCGCGACGGATATAGACTTGGTCAACCCCGGCCACCATCCCGACGCCGGTATATTTCATTGGGGGCGAATTCTCGATGACTGTCAGCAATCCCCGCCCGGCCTGCTTGCGGATTTCGTTGTCGGACGTGTCGACAACGAATGTAACACCCCAGCCGATTTGCTCTCCTCCGCTTCGATTGCTCGGTTTGCCATAGTGGAATTCATGCGGTATCTGGGCGATGTAGCCGACAATTCGATTGTCGACCATAGCAATATGCTGATGGCATTTCTGCCAGCGAATGATTGAGCCTTCGCCAAGTTCGGGATGGGTAGGGCTCCATTTTTTTAGAAATGCGAGCAGTTCGTCCATTTGTTCAGAACGGAAGGGTTGGATTGTTACTTGCACAATATCTTTTCTGGATTATTCAGTAGTTGTTGCCTTAAATCTCTCGGTATGCTTTACTACAATGCCTTAATTCCACACACTCTGGACTACTTGTCCTTTAACTCATCTAATATGGCTTTGGTTTTTTTTCTCAGATCCCCAATCTCCTCTTTAAGCGCGGTCTGACCCTCTGAGACAAATCCAAGAAGAAAAAGTGACATACCCACACCTATCAATAAGAGCACCAGATATAAGTACGTCCGATCTCCATGACCGAGCACAAAGCGATGATAGATTGCGTAGAGGCCGACAAGAAATCCCAGCAAAAGCACCAGCGCTCCTGTGCCCCCAAAGAACAAAAGCGGTTTACGCAAAAACGTTATCTGAAATTTCACCGCAAGCATATCGAGCACACCGACCGGCACACGCCACACAGAGAATTTGGTCTTCCCCCATGCGCGTTCGTAAAGAGGGACTTTCACTTCTTCAATTCGATATCCTTCGTTGGCCGCCAACACCACCAAGTACCGATGCCAGTCCTTGCGCAAAAAGATGTTTTCTACAACTTCACGTTTGAAGGCCTTCACCGAATTCAGATCATGAACTTTGAGATTAAAAATCTTCTGCGAAAACCAGTTGTAGACTTTGGACACAAATTTCTTGTTGTATTTCCCCTGCTTCCAGCCGGTGCACAGGTCGGCTCCATCGGCGATGGGAGCGATGAGCGCGGGGATATCTTCGGGAAGGTACTGCAAATCCGCCGGATAAAAGACATAGACCGATCCGGTCGCTGTCGCAAACCCACTCTGCAGGGCTTCGGTCAAACCGCGGTTTCTCTGGTGCGAGGCGTATTTTATGAAGGGGTACTTCTTTGCGTTTAGGGAAATTTTGCACAAAGTGTTGTCAGTGGAGCCGTCATCGACATAGACAAGTTCTCCCTCAAAGGGCGCTGTGAGGAGCATCTCGGCATAGAGACGGCAAAACTCATCAATATTCCCTTCCTCATTCATGGCGGGAACGATGGTCGATACGATAAATGGATATTTTTCTTTTAGTGCCACACTCAATAATCTTTCTGTTTGTTTGCTAACGCCATCACTCGCTTGGGATTGTGCTTCGCGTTAACTCGGGCTTAAAGAATAGCTATAATGCCAAAAACTCAACGTTTTTCTTCATAACCTTGTACTTTGGAACTATAGAACGCTCATTAATTGATTTTGTCGGCATATATTCCATACTACTCCTGTATAAAAGTTGGAAACTCAATAAGCTGGCCACACGAGTCGACTGCGCACATAAAGGCAGAGGGATTCGGTTTTACCATCTTTTCACTAGTGACTTTGCGCTTTCCGACATTAACCCAAGGAGGGCTTTCATGTCTCAGACCGAGAAAGAGATCTCGCAACCGCCTAAACCTCCTAAAATCAGCCGATACCTCTCCCCTCCTTGGTCTCGTATAATCGGTGTTTTGATAATTTTGACGATTCCGCTGCTGGCGTTATTTGGTGTGTTCGGGATAAAAAGGACGAGCCAGCAGATCACAGGGGATGGGATCAAAGTTTACATGAGCTACGCGACATTGCACCGATTCAAAACAGTTGAACTCATAGATATGGACGTGGGAAATATCTCACCGAACCCCCTGCCTAAAATTACGATTGTCTTCGATACCGGCTATATCGCAGGCTTTTCAAAAGTTGAGTTCATGCCCCACATTGAACAAGCATACGAAATTGTGTTAAACGATGTTTTGCCCCATGAGAGACGGAAAGTCATTGTCGAACTGGAAGCAAAGAAATATGGCAGATGCGATGGAACAATACACATCCATACAGAAGGCGCGTCGCCTCTTTCAATGTACATTTCAATCTTTGTATATCCGTAGGAGAAGAATATGGAAGCAGTCATACCCGTTGCTTTTGTTTATGTTGTGGTGTTTGTCGCTTTTCGCATACTTGGCAA
This window contains:
- a CDS encoding polyprenol monophosphomannose synthase codes for the protein MIHTHRALIIFPTYNEKDNIEKIVHAVLPMDPRIHVLIVDDNSPDGTGQIADKLASQMSTVNVLHRTKKEGLGRAYIAGFKWAMERKFDYIFEMDADFSHGPEYIRDFLREIQNYDVVLGSRYISGVNVINWPMSRLLLSYFANMYTRVITGLPLRDATGGFKCFRRQVLETIELDKVHASGYMFQIEMSMRAWKKGFTLKEIPIVFVDRVAGSSKMSKKIMREAIWMVWMLRLKSMFGKLS
- a CDS encoding lysylphosphatidylglycerol synthase transmembrane domain-containing protein, whose translation is MTTRPDTSRVSDTKPNPSRRWLSFGIKIILTLVVVYFAGRQLIVNWDDVVSFKWDINPLLLIGSLVLHLLSLAFFSYVWCVLMSGFGYTVPLKYGFKIGYISNLGRYVPGRIWQVVSMVYLAERLKIDRAVTVASWGIATMFGIPAAFVVGFGTLLLYPDLLLPEIRQKLGSSLYIGGIATMLVSLLFVVVPNKTLQLYNLLLKLLKRPTIQFKLDKAVALKVYFGYFACWILYGFSFWMFVVSITGEAELPLVLGIGAFIIAYQAGYFAIFSPGGIGTRELVLTGALMPFLGPVAAGIAFAARIWNLIAEVIATIIAFRIRFENGQGKS
- a CDS encoding glycosyltransferase family 2 protein, which gives rise to MALKEKYPFIVSTIVPAMNEEGNIDEFCRLYAEMLLTAPFEGELVYVDDGSTDNTLCKISLNAKKYPFIKYASHQRNRGLTEALQSGFATATGSVYVFYPADLQYLPEDIPALIAPIADGADLCTGWKQGKYNKKFVSKVYNWFSQKIFNLKVHDLNSVKAFKREVVENIFLRKDWHRYLVVLAANEGYRIEEVKVPLYERAWGKTKFSVWRVPVGVLDMLAVKFQITFLRKPLLFFGGTGALVLLLGFLVGLYAIYHRFVLGHGDRTYLYLVLLLIGVGMSLFLLGFVSEGQTALKEEIGDLRKKTKAILDELKDK